The DNA window AATGTACAGTCTGTAGGGATCAATGCGAATATTTTTGATAGGGTTGGAGCGGGTATTTCTGTGTTCAGGGACAGCAACGGACCTATTTCTGCGGGAGGTATTACAGCGGGTGCTTCATATTTTATTCCTCTTAGCAGCGAAGGAGACAGAAAAGACCAGTTCTCTTTCGGTACGAGCGTTAGCTTTTACAACATGAATTTTGATTATTCCAAAATCAATACTGAAGATGCTTCCGATCCTTTATTACAGGGAAGCGAAAGCAATATCTTCATGGCCTATGCCAACTTCGGGGTGGCGGCAACCTACAGGAATATCTTTGCCGGGGTTTCCGTGAACGATATCGCCCTTACCAATGACGAATCGATCATCAACGGACGTGAGCCTTCGCCAATCAAGTTTTTCTTAAATTTAGGATATGACTGGCACTTCGCAGACAATATGTACGTTACTCCGTCTGCATTGATCAACCTGAATACGAATTCTACGAGAACGATTGACTATAATCTAATGGCTACGTTCTTTAATGATATCAACTCATTCTCTTTCGGGGTGAACTACAGATCTGTTCAGAACAGGTTCGACAGCCAGCAATTGCAGGTAGCACCGGTAGTAAAGGTGAGATTCAACAAATTTATGGTGGGAGCAACCTACAACATCGGGTTATCTGATATCCAGCAGTATGGCGGTAACAGCTTTATGATCGGATTAGGATATAACTTTGATAACTTCATTAACCACAGAGGTTATAGATATTAATTGATTTAATTTAAATACATTTGAGCTCTGAATTTTCAGGGCTTTTTTTATGATTTATATTCACATACCGTTCTGTAAGCAGAAATGCAGCTACTGCAATTTCCATTTTTCAACATCTTTACATGGTAAGGATGAGATGCTGGCTGCCATGAAGAAGGAAATCTTTCTGCGGAAAGGTGAGCTGCAGGACAGAAACTTAAAATCACTTTATTTCGGCGGTGGGACGCCGTCTATTCTTTCTTCGGACGAAATAAAATCCCTGATTGATGAGGTACTGAAGTATTACAGCTTTGAACAGGATATTGAAGTCACTTTAGAAGCGAATCCGGATGATCTGGATAAAACTTTCCTGAAAGGCCTATCCGGTTCTCCGGTGAACAGGCTTTCCATCGGAACCCAGAGCTTTTTTGAAGCCGATCTCAAGCTTATGAACCGTGCGCATACTGCCCACGAAGCGGAAGATTCCATTAAAAGAGCACAGGATTTCGGTTTTGAGAACCTGAGTATCGATTTAATTTACGGTTCACCTACTTCCGGTCTGGAAATCTGGAAGGAAAACTTGCATAAAACCATCGCCCTTGAAGTGCCGCATATTTCTTCTTATGCCTTAACGGTAGAACCAAAAACAGCCCTTGAAAACTGGATTAAAAAAGGAAAGGTGAGCAATCCCAGGGAAGAAGAACAGAACAGCGAGTTTTACTACCTGTCATCGTTCCTGAAAGACCATGGTTTTGACCATTACGAAATTTCCAATTTTGCAAAACCCGGCTTTTACTCCCGGCATAATTCTGCATACTGGAAGTATAATGAATACCTGGGAATAGGTCCTTCCGCCCATTCTTACAACGGTCGTGATAAAAGGAGCTGGAATATAGCCCATAACCAGCAGTACATTCAAAAGCTCAGCTCGGGAATCCTGGCCAAGGAAGAGGAAATCCTTTCTGAAAAGGATCAGTTCAATGAAATGATCATGATCGGGCTCAGGACAGTCTGGGGAGTAGACCTTGATCAGCTGAAAACAAAATTTTCTGGTGCCATCCTGGAGAATTTCAATGCGGGCATCCGTCAGAAGATGCGGGATGGTATCCTCATTATGGAAAACAACCACCTCAAGATTCCTGAAAAACACTGGTTTATAGCAGATGGGATTGCTGCGGACCTGTTTATGGTATAAAATTTAAAATCTAAAATTCAGAATCTAAAATCTTTAGTATTTTTGCATAAAATTCAGTCCATTTGAAAACAAAGAAACAGGATTATTCACATCTTTCACCGAAGCAGCCTATCGGCATTTTCGATAGTGGTGTTGGTGGTTTAACCGTCGCTAAGGAAATTAAAAGGCTCCTTCCTCATGAGGACCTGATTTATTTCGGGGATACCAAGCATCTTCCGTACGGAGAGAAATCAAGGGAGGCGATTATTGAGTATTCTACGAAAATCACCAATTTCCTGCTGCAGCAGAACTGCAAGGCCATTGTGATCGCCTGTAATACCGCCACCGCCAATGCGTTGAAGGAAGTTATGGAATCGGTGGCAGGAAAGGTTCCGGTCATTGATGTGATCAACCCGGTAGCGGAGAAAGTGGCGTATGAAATTCATAACAATGTGGGGGTTATTGCGACGAAAGCTACCGTCAATTCAGGACTGTATAAGAAAAGCATCCGGAAGCACAACAAATTCATCCGTGTGGATGAGCTGGCCACTCCTTTATTGGTTCCCGCTATTGAAGAAGGATTTAAAAACCATCCGATCACCCATGCCATCATCTACAATTACCTGAGCAACAGCCGCCTCAAAAATATTGAAACCCTTATTTTAGGATGTACGCATTATCCGTTGCTGATCGATGAAATCAAGCAGTACTACGGCAATCGCGTCCGGGTTATTGATTCACCGAACATTGTGGCGAACCATCTGAACATTATTCTGGATAAGTATAATCTCCTGAATACCCAAAACCCTAATCCGACCTATCATTTTTATCTTTCGGACCTGACTAAAAATTTCGAAAAGATCTCCAGGAAATTCTTCGGTAAGACCATAGACCTTGAACTGAAAGTATTGTAAAAGATAAAAGCTGCTTA is part of the Chryseobacterium camelliae genome and encodes:
- a CDS encoding PorP/SprF family type IX secretion system membrane protein; this encodes MRKLYAIVCLALLSNAYKAQETLPYYQQYLLDGEFLFNPAQYGKTDYVQLNLNYQQQFTKFSESPNVQSVGINANIFDRVGAGISVFRDSNGPISAGGITAGASYFIPLSSEGDRKDQFSFGTSVSFYNMNFDYSKINTEDASDPLLQGSESNIFMAYANFGVAATYRNIFAGVSVNDIALTNDESIINGREPSPIKFFLNLGYDWHFADNMYVTPSALINLNTNSTRTIDYNLMATFFNDINSFSFGVNYRSVQNRFDSQQLQVAPVVKVRFNKFMVGATYNIGLSDIQQYGGNSFMIGLGYNFDNFINHRGYRY
- the hemW gene encoding radical SAM family heme chaperone HemW produces the protein MIYIHIPFCKQKCSYCNFHFSTSLHGKDEMLAAMKKEIFLRKGELQDRNLKSLYFGGGTPSILSSDEIKSLIDEVLKYYSFEQDIEVTLEANPDDLDKTFLKGLSGSPVNRLSIGTQSFFEADLKLMNRAHTAHEAEDSIKRAQDFGFENLSIDLIYGSPTSGLEIWKENLHKTIALEVPHISSYALTVEPKTALENWIKKGKVSNPREEEQNSEFYYLSSFLKDHGFDHYEISNFAKPGFYSRHNSAYWKYNEYLGIGPSAHSYNGRDKRSWNIAHNQQYIQKLSSGILAKEEEILSEKDQFNEMIMIGLRTVWGVDLDQLKTKFSGAILENFNAGIRQKMRDGILIMENNHLKIPEKHWFIADGIAADLFMV
- the murI gene encoding glutamate racemase; this encodes MKTKKQDYSHLSPKQPIGIFDSGVGGLTVAKEIKRLLPHEDLIYFGDTKHLPYGEKSREAIIEYSTKITNFLLQQNCKAIVIACNTATANALKEVMESVAGKVPVIDVINPVAEKVAYEIHNNVGVIATKATVNSGLYKKSIRKHNKFIRVDELATPLLVPAIEEGFKNHPITHAIIYNYLSNSRLKNIETLILGCTHYPLLIDEIKQYYGNRVRVIDSPNIVANHLNIILDKYNLLNTQNPNPTYHFYLSDLTKNFEKISRKFFGKTIDLELKVL